From a region of the Terriglobales bacterium genome:
- a CDS encoding WecB/TagA/CpsF family glycosyltransferase has product MAKPLPQNSLLDRPRVRVLGVPVDAIDLTGAVQIVERAIDTGRRGYVCVTGVHGISEAQRDVRFRAVLERAMLVTPDGMPTVWLGRLEGYAHMQRVFGPDLMTAMLSRSEECGHTHFLYGGKLGIADQLRSSLLRKYPGAKIVGTFTPPFRPLSDSEKLGLREKLDVLRPDVVWVGLSTPRQEVFMAEHLEELGAKVMIGVGAAFDFLSGNLRDAPQWMKTAGLQWAHRLAQDPRRLWKRYLINNSLFLSYLALEKLGLRRTTSVLGESLEATE; this is encoded by the coding sequence ATGGCGAAGCCGCTGCCGCAGAACTCGCTGCTTGATCGCCCGCGGGTACGAGTATTGGGTGTTCCGGTCGATGCCATTGACCTGACCGGCGCTGTGCAGATCGTCGAGCGCGCCATTGATACTGGCCGTCGTGGTTATGTCTGTGTCACCGGCGTGCACGGCATCAGCGAAGCTCAACGAGATGTCCGCTTTCGTGCGGTCCTCGAGCGGGCCATGCTGGTCACGCCAGACGGCATGCCTACTGTCTGGCTTGGGCGGCTCGAGGGTTACGCTCATATGCAACGGGTCTTCGGGCCCGATCTGATGACCGCGATGCTGTCCCGTTCGGAGGAGTGTGGACATACGCACTTCCTTTACGGTGGGAAGCTCGGCATCGCTGACCAACTGCGGTCTAGTTTGTTGCGTAAGTATCCGGGTGCAAAAATCGTGGGTACCTTCACGCCTCCGTTTCGTCCGCTTAGCGACAGTGAGAAACTTGGCTTGCGCGAGAAGCTCGACGTACTGCGACCCGATGTCGTTTGGGTGGGGCTCAGCACGCCTCGGCAGGAAGTCTTCATGGCCGAACACTTAGAGGAGCTTGGTGCCAAAGTGATGATAGGCGTCGGCGCAGCGTTCGATTTCCTGAGCGGAAATCTTAGAGACGCTCCGCAGTGGATGAAAACGGCTGGTCTGCAATGGGCTCACCGCCTTGCGCAGGATCCGCGACGCCTTTGGAAACGCTATCTGATCAACAATAGCTTGTTCCTTTCCTATCTTGCACTTGAAAAGCTGGGATTACGCAGAACCACTTCAGTCCTTGGCGAGTCTCTCGAAGCCACGGAATAA